In bacterium, the genomic window GCGCCAGGCCGTCCTCGACGATCGTCGCCACCTCGTAGGCGAACGCGGGGTCGTAGGCGAGGCAGGACGGCACGGTCGAGGCGACGAGCAGCGAGTGGCCGTCGTTGTGCTGCAGCCCCTCGCCCTGCAGGGTGGTGCGCCCGGCGGTCGCGCCGCAGAGGAAGCCGCGGCCGCGCGCGTCGGCGAAGGCCCAGATCGAGTCGGCGATCCGCTGGAAGCCGAACATTGAATAGAAAATGTAGAACGGCGCCGTCAACGCGCCGTGCGTGGCGTGGCTCGTCCCCGCCGCGGTCGTCGAGGCCATCCCGCCGGCCTCGGTGATCCCTTCCTCGAGGATCCGGCCGTCCTTCGCCTCGCGGTAGCTGATCAGGAACTCCGCGTCCACCGGCGTGTACTTCTGGCCGACCGGCGAGTAAATCTTGAACTCCGTGAAAAGCGGATCCATGCCGAACGTCCGCGCCTCGTCGGGCACGATCGGCACGACGCGCTTGCCGAGCCGCTCGTCCTTCATCAGCTTCCGCAGCAGCCGCACGAAGGCCATCGTCGTCGAGGGCTCGTTCGTGCCGCTCCCCTTGTCGAACTCGGCGAAGACGTCGTGCCCGGGCAGCTCGATCGGCGCGCGGACCGCGCGCCGCCGCGGCGCCGCGCCGCCGAGCGCCCGCCGCCGCTCGAGCATGTACTGCACCTCCTCGCTCTTCGGCCCGGGATGGTAGTAGGGCGGTAGGTCCTGGAGCTTCTCGTCGGGGATCGGCAGCTCGAGGCGGTCGCGGAACGTCTTCAGCTCGTCTCCCGACATCTTTTTCACCTGGTGCGCGACGTTGCGTCCCTGCGCCGTGTCGCCGAGCGTCCACCCCTTGATCGTGCGGGCGAGGATCACGGTCGGCGCCCCTTCGGTCTCCGCGGCCACCTTGTACGCGGCGTAGAGCTTGCGGTAGTCGTGGCCGCCGAAGCGCAGCCGCGCGAGCTGCTCGTCGGAGAGGCCCGCGACGAGCCGCTCGAGCTCCGGGTCGCCGCCGAAGAAGTCGCGGCGGATCACCGCGCCCCCCTCGGCCGCGAGCCGCTGCGAATCGCCGTCGAGCGTGTCGAGCATCCGGTCCACCAGCTTGCCGTGGACGTCCTGCGCGAGGAGCGCGTCCCACTCGCGCCCCCAGAGGACCTTGATCACGTTCCAGCCGGCGCCGCGGAAGACCGCCTCGAGCTCCTGCACGATCTTGCCGTTGCCGCGCACCGGGCCGTCGAGCCGCTGCAGGTTGCAGTTGACGACGAAGGTCAGGTTGTCCAGCCCCTCGCGCGCGGCGAGCGTCAGCGCGCCGAGCGCCTCCGGCTCGTCGGTCTCGCCGTCGCCGAGGAAGGCCCAGACGCGGGAGCGCGACGTGTCGGCGAGCCCCTGCGCCGCGAGGTAGCGGTTGAAGCGCGCCTGGTAGACCGCGTTGATCGGGCCGAGCCCCATCGAGACGGTCGGGAACTCCCAGAACTCCGGCGCGAGCCGCGCGTGCGGGTAGCTGGGCAGCCCGTCGCCGAACGCCTCGCGGCGGAAGGCGTCGAGCCGGCGCGCGTCGAGGCGTCCCTCGAGGAAGGCGCGGGCGTAGATCCCCGGCGCGGCGTGCCCCTGGAAGAAGATCTGGTCGCCGCTCCCCTCGCCGTCCTTGCCGCGGAAGAACCAGTTGAAGCCGACCTCGTAGAGGCTCGCCGCCGAGGCGTAGCTGGAGAGGTGGCCGCCGAGGCCGGGGAAGCGCTGGTTGGCGCGCACGACCATCACGACGGCGTTCCAGCGGACGAGGCGGCGGATCCGCCGCTCGAGCTCTTCGTCGCCGGGGAAGGGCGGCTCCTGCTCGGGGCTGATCGTGTTGATGTAGCGGGACTGCGTCGTCGGCGGCAGGCCGAGGTTGAGGATGCGCGCCCGCTTGAGCAGCTTGTAGAGGACGAACTGCGCCCGCGCGCGGCCGCCGCGGCCGACGAGCTCGTCGAGGGAATCGAGCCAGTCCTGCGTTTCGAGCGGATCGATGTCGGGGAGTTGTTGTTTGAACTGTTCGAAGATCATCGCTGCGGCGCCTCCCGACCGGCGCCGGGGCGCCGGCGAAGCAAGGCAATAGAATTACGCTCATGCGACCAGGACGGCAGGACGAAATTCCGGGCGCCTCGGGCGATCGGCGGGGGGGCGGCGACGTCCCGTCCGCGGCGGGCGCGGAGGACGCGGCCGACGAGCGTCTCGATGCCGGCGCGGGCGCCGCGGGCGACCTCGAGCTCGGGCCGCGCGGCGCCGTGCGCGGGCGGCTGCGGCCGCCGGGGGACAAGTCGGTCAGCCACCGCGCGCTGCTCTTCGCCGCGGCCGCGCGCGGGACGTCGCGGATCCGCGGGCTCGCCCCCGGCGCCGACGTCGCGGCGACGCGGCGCGCGCTCGAGGCGCTCGGCGTCGCCGTCATCGACGAGGGCGGCGCGTCGCGCGCGGCGGGCGATGCGTCGGGCGAGGAGGACGGCGGCGCGCGGCGCGTCGTCGTCGTGCGCGGCGCGGGCTGGGCGGCGCTCGACCGCGCGGCCGACGCGGCGCCGCTGGAGATCGACTGCGCCAACTCCGGCACGAGCGCGCGGCTGCTGCTCGGGCTGCTCGCCGGGACGCGCGGACGCTTCCTGCTGCGCGGCGACGCGTCGCTCTCGGCGCGGCCGATGGCGCGGGTCGCGGCGCCGCTGCGCGCGTTCGGCGCGCGCATCGAGGAGCGGCCGACGCTGCCGCTGCTCGTGGACGGCGCCGCGCTGCGCGGCGCGTCGGTCGCGACCGGCGCGGCGAGCGCGCAGGTCAAGTCGGCGCTGATCCTCGCCGCGCTGCAGGCGCGCGGGGCGAGCGTCGTCGTCGAGCCGGCGCCGACCCGCGACCACACCGAGCGGCTGCTCGCGGCGATGGGGGCGCCGCTGCGCGCGGCCGGAACGCGGATCGAGATCGACGGCGGGCGGCCGGATCTCGCGCCGCTCGACCTCGACGTGCCGGGCGACCCGTCGTCCGCGGCCTACGCCGCGGCGCTCGCCGCGCTCGACGGGGCGGGGGACTTGGTCGTGGAGGACGCGCTGCTCTCGCCGCGGCGGACCGGCTTCTACCGGCTGCTCGCGGCGATGGGCGCGGACGTCGAGCTGCGCGTCGCGCGCGCGGCGCCGGAGGAGGTCGGGACGATCGTCGTGCGCGGCGGCCGTCCGCTTCGCGGCGTGGACGTGGCGGGCCAGGACGTCGTGGACGCGGTGGACGAGCTGCCGCTGCTCGCGGTCGTCGCGGCGCTGGCGCGCGGGACGACGACGATCCGCGGCGCCGCGGAACTGCGCGTGAAGGAGTCGGACCGGATCGCCGCGACGGTGCGGCTGCTGAGGGCGTTCGGGGCGCGGGCCGAGGAACTGCCGGACGGCTTGGTCGTCGAGGGGCCGGCCGCGCTGCGCGGCGCGGCGGCGGACGCGGGGGGCGACCATCGCCTCGCGATGTGCGCGGCGGTGGCCGCGGCGCGCGCCGCCGGCCCGTCGCTGCTGCGCGGCGGCGAGTGGGTGCGGATCTCCTACCCGTCGTTCTTCGCGGACCTCGACCGGCTGGCGGGCGGGGCGGAGGGGCGGGCGCGCGGCGAGAGGGACGGACGATGAAGATCGCGTTGTTCGGGCATCCGGTGGGGCACAGCCGCTCCAAGGACCTCTTCGACGCGCTCGCCGCGGCCGGGGGGCCGCGCGTGGAGTACCGGGCGGTGGACGTGCCGCCGGAGCGGTTCGGCGAGGCGCTGGCGCGGCTGCGCGACGGGGAGTGGGACGGCGCGAACGTCACGGTTCCGCACAAGCGCGCGGCGGCCGCCGCCGCGGACCTGCTCGAGCCGTTCGCGGCGCGCTGCGGCGCGGCCAACGTCCTCGCGCGGCGCGGCGGCGGCGCGCTCGTCGGCGCCAACACCGACGGCCTCGGCTTCCTCGACGCGCTCTCGCTCCTCGACGCTCCGGCGTCGCGCGGGCTCGCGGGGGGCGGGGCGGCGAATCGCGC contains:
- the aceE gene encoding pyruvate dehydrogenase (acetyl-transferring), homodimeric type; the protein is MIFEQFKQQLPDIDPLETQDWLDSLDELVGRGGRARAQFVLYKLLKRARILNLGLPPTTQSRYINTISPEQEPPFPGDEELERRIRRLVRWNAVVMVVRANQRFPGLGGHLSSYASAASLYEVGFNWFFRGKDGEGSGDQIFFQGHAAPGIYARAFLEGRLDARRLDAFRREAFGDGLPSYPHARLAPEFWEFPTVSMGLGPINAVYQARFNRYLAAQGLADTSRSRVWAFLGDGETDEPEALGALTLAAREGLDNLTFVVNCNLQRLDGPVRGNGKIVQELEAVFRGAGWNVIKVLWGREWDALLAQDVHGKLVDRMLDTLDGDSQRLAAEGGAVIRRDFFGGDPELERLVAGLSDEQLARLRFGGHDYRKLYAAYKVAAETEGAPTVILARTIKGWTLGDTAQGRNVAHQVKKMSGDELKTFRDRLELPIPDEKLQDLPPYYHPGPKSEEVQYMLERRRALGGAAPRRRAVRAPIELPGHDVFAEFDKGSGTNEPSTTMAFVRLLRKLMKDERLGKRVVPIVPDEARTFGMDPLFTEFKIYSPVGQKYTPVDAEFLISYREAKDGRILEEGITEAGGMASTTAAGTSHATHGALTAPFYIFYSMFGFQRIADSIWAFADARGRGFLCGATAGRTTLQGEGLQHNDGHSLLVASTVPSCLAYDPAFAYEVATIVEDGLARMTDGREDVFYYLSLYNETYPMPPMPDGSREGILKGLYRFAAGREKGRARAQLLGSGTILREALRAQAILAEQYDVAADVWSATSYGELRREALAVERWNRLHPEDPPRTPYVAHALAGAEGPVVAATDFMKAIPHMIVPWAGRSFVALGTDGFGRSDTRAALRRFFEVDAENIVVATLAALAREGKVAPREVTAAIKKFELDPERIDPQSADLAAR
- the aroA gene encoding 3-phosphoshikimate 1-carboxyvinyltransferase produces the protein MRPGRQDEIPGASGDRRGGGDVPSAAGAEDAADERLDAGAGAAGDLELGPRGAVRGRLRPPGDKSVSHRALLFAAAARGTSRIRGLAPGADVAATRRALEALGVAVIDEGGASRAAGDASGEEDGGARRVVVVRGAGWAALDRAADAAPLEIDCANSGTSARLLLGLLAGTRGRFLLRGDASLSARPMARVAAPLRAFGARIEERPTLPLLVDGAALRGASVATGAASAQVKSALILAALQARGASVVVEPAPTRDHTERLLAAMGAPLRAAGTRIEIDGGRPDLAPLDLDVPGDPSSAAYAAALAALDGAGDLVVEDALLSPRRTGFYRLLAAMGADVELRVARAAPEEVGTIVVRGGRPLRGVDVAGQDVVDAVDELPLLAVVAALARGTTTIRGAAELRVKESDRIAATVRLLRAFGARAEELPDGLVVEGPAALRGAAADAGGDHRLAMCAAVAAARAAGPSLLRGGEWVRISYPSFFADLDRLAGGAEGRARGERDGR